A section of the Delphinus delphis chromosome 1, mDelDel1.2, whole genome shotgun sequence genome encodes:
- the LOC132420828 gene encoding LOW QUALITY PROTEIN: small integral membrane protein 10-like protein 2A (The sequence of the model RefSeq protein was modified relative to this genomic sequence to represent the inferred CDS: deleted 1 base in 1 codon; substituted 1 base at 1 genomic stop codon): MAAALSGLAVRLSRSAATGGSYGAFCKGLTRTLIIFFDLAWRLRMNFPYFXVVASVILKVRLQVHI, encoded by the exons ATGGCGGCGGCCCTCTCGGGCCTGGCGGTACGGCTGTCGCGCTCCGCCGCGACCGGCGGCTCGTACGGCGCCTTCTGCAAGGGGCTCACACGCACGCTGATCATCTTCTTCGACCTGGCCTGGAGG CTGCGCATGAACTTCCCCTACTTCTAAGTCGTGGCTTCGGTGATTCTCAAAGTGCGCCTGCAGGTACATATTTAG